From a single Mus caroli chromosome X, CAROLI_EIJ_v1.1, whole genome shotgun sequence genomic region:
- the LOC110287426 gene encoding olfactory receptor 1468-like: protein MGFCVMLPFNDEDEFSLFRYSRTMHQGNRTAISGFILLGLTVGSEQQLLLFTLFLCMYLVTMVGNSLIILAIITDTHLYSPMYFFLANLSFTDICFTTTTVPKMLADIQSQNPTISFVGCFTQMYFFMFLVDLDNFLLAAMAYDRYIAICHPLHYAALLSPKRCALLVVVPWVISNLVSVLHLSLLSRLPFCDQRVIPHFFCDLEPVLRLACSDTQINNLLILVVGGTVIFIPFVFILVSYALIGTAVLNVPSVKGKWKTFSTCGSHLSAVSLFYGSIVGVYFLPASSYSAERDKVAAIMYTVVTPMMNPFIYSLRNKDMKRALRRLLSKKSLICSW from the coding sequence ATGGGCTTTTGTGTCATGTTGCCATTTAACGATGAAGATGAATTTTCCCTTTTTAGATACAGCAGAACCATGCACCAAGGAAACCGAACTGCTATCTCTGGATTCATCCTCCTGGGACTCACAGTGGGATCTGAGCAGCAGCTGCTCCTCTTCACACTATTTCTATGCATGTATCTGGTCACTATGGTAGGAAACTCACTTATCATTCTGGCGATCATCACTGATACTCACCTTTACagtcccatgtacttcttccttgcCAACCTATCCTTCACGGACATCTGCTTCACAACCACTACAGTCCCTAAAATGTTGGCAGACATTCAAAGCCAGAATCCAACCATCTCCTTTGTAGGATGCTttacacaaatgtatttttttatgttcCTGGTGGACTTGGACAATTTCCTTTTGGCAGCCATGGCATATGACCGATATATTGCCATCTGTCACCCATTACACTATGCTGCACTGTTGAGTCCCAAGCGCTGTGCCCTGTTGGTTGTGGTTCCATGGGTTATCTCTAATCTAGTCTCAGTACTGCATCTCAGCCTGCTGAGTCGCTTGCCTTTCTGTGATCAGAGAGTAATCCCACACTTCTTCTGTGATCTGGAACCTGTCTTAAGGCTTGCTTGTTCAGACACTCAAATCAACAATTTGCTCATCCTCGTTGTTGGGGGAACAGTTATCTTCATtccctttgtttttattcttgtctCCTATGCACTTATTGGCACTGCTGTGCTTAATGTTCCATCAGTAAAAGGAAAGTGGAAGACATTTTCTACATGTGGGTCCCACCTCTCAGCAGTGTCTCTCTTCTATGGGTCTATTGTTGGTGTCTACTTTCTTCCAGCTTCCAGCTACTCAGCAGAAAGGGATAAGGTAGCTGCCATCATGTATACAGTTGTAACCCCCATGATGAACCCCTTTATCTATAGTCTAAGGAACAAAGACATGAAAAGGGCACTGAGAAGGCTGCTCAGCAAAAAAAGCTTGATTTGTAGTTGGTGA